A genomic stretch from Mycobacterium paraterrae includes:
- the car gene encoding carboxylic acid reductase, translating to MSTELHEDQERRVAELAANDPEFAAAAPDPAVSAAIEAAGQSFPRVIKAALEGYSDRPALAQRAFELVTDPQTGRTTATLLPWFSHVTYGELADRVDQFSRALTDGMVKRGDRVCVLGFTSVDYTTIDIALVLAGAVSVPLQTSAAITQLQPIVAETEPSVFAASIDYLSDAVDVILAGAEAGHTPARLIVFDYRSEIDENRELLNEAHERLAAHAITIETLDEVRERGAKLPATEMAEAGDDDPLALLIYTSGSTGAPKGAMYPQSNVAKMWNRSTKNWFGPSAASITLNFMPMSHVMGRGILYGTLGNGGTAYFSAKSDLSTLLEDLRLVRPTELNFVPRIWEMLYSEYQSEVGRRIAEGADRETVEAQVLAEVGHELLGGRYIFAMTGSAPISPELRSWVESLLDIHLLDGYGSTEAGMVLFDGEIQRPPVVDYKLVDVPDLGYYGTDRPYPRGELLLKTGNMFPGYYKRPETTAGVFDDDGYYRTGDVFAETSPDHLVYVDRRNNVLKLAQGEFVTLAKLEAEFGNSPLVRQIYIYGNSAQPYLLAVVVPSNDALATYDDENLKPRIAESLQAVARQANLQSYEVPRDFIIEKTPFSLENGLLTGIRKLAWPKLKQHYGERLEQLYADLAQGQADELNELRRSGADAPALQTVSRAAAAMLGAAKSDLTPDAHFTDLGGDSLSALTFGNLLHEIFDVDVPVGVIVSPANDLQAIANYIEAERQGTKRPSFAAVHGRDAVEVHASELTLDKFLDEATLTAAPDLPKANREVRTVLLTGATGFLGRYLALEWLERMDLVDGKVIALVRAKTDEEARARLDKTFDSGDPKLLAHYESLAADHLEVVAGDKGEANLGLDPHTWQRLADTVDLIVDPAALVNHVLPYSELFGPNALGTAELIKIALTTKIKPYTYVSTIGVGDQIQPGKFVEDADIREISPTRRINDSYANGYGNSKWAGEVLLREANDLCGLPVAVFRCDMILADTTYAGQLNLPDMFTRLMLSLVATGIAPKSFYELDADGNRQRSHYDGLPVEFIAEAISTLGAQVVEQFQTYHVMNPYDDGIGLDQYVDWLTDAGYSVQRVDDYGTWLQRFEGALRGLPERQRQYSLLPLLHNYQHPDKPINGSMAPTDLFRAAVQEAKIGPDKDIPHISQPVIVKYITDLQLLGLL from the coding sequence ATGTCGACTGAGCTCCATGAAGACCAAGAACGTCGCGTCGCAGAGTTGGCCGCCAACGACCCCGAATTCGCGGCCGCGGCACCAGACCCAGCCGTCAGCGCCGCGATCGAGGCCGCCGGCCAAAGCTTTCCCCGCGTCATCAAGGCAGCGCTGGAGGGCTATTCCGACCGCCCAGCACTCGCTCAGCGCGCCTTTGAACTGGTCACAGATCCGCAGACGGGACGCACCACCGCCACGCTGCTGCCCTGGTTCTCCCACGTCACCTACGGGGAACTGGCCGACCGGGTGGATCAGTTCTCCCGCGCACTGACCGACGGCATGGTCAAGCGCGGCGACCGAGTCTGCGTTCTCGGCTTCACCAGCGTCGACTACACCACCATCGACATCGCCTTGGTGCTGGCTGGCGCCGTTTCCGTCCCGCTGCAGACCAGCGCGGCGATCACCCAACTCCAGCCGATCGTCGCCGAGACCGAACCCAGCGTTTTCGCGGCCAGCATCGATTACCTGTCCGACGCCGTTGACGTCATACTGGCGGGCGCCGAAGCCGGGCACACCCCGGCACGACTGATCGTCTTCGATTACCGCAGTGAGATCGACGAGAACCGCGAACTGCTGAACGAGGCGCACGAGCGTCTCGCCGCGCACGCGATCACCATCGAAACCCTCGACGAAGTCCGCGAACGCGGCGCGAAGCTGCCCGCGACCGAGATGGCCGAGGCTGGAGATGACGACCCGCTGGCGTTGCTGATCTACACCTCGGGCAGCACTGGCGCCCCTAAGGGCGCGATGTACCCGCAGAGCAACGTCGCAAAGATGTGGAACAGGTCGACCAAGAACTGGTTCGGCCCGAGCGCCGCGTCGATCACGCTCAATTTCATGCCGATGAGCCACGTCATGGGGCGCGGTATTCTGTACGGCACACTCGGCAACGGCGGCACCGCCTACTTCTCGGCCAAGAGCGACCTGTCGACCCTCCTCGAGGACCTGCGCCTCGTCCGGCCAACCGAACTGAACTTCGTGCCCCGCATCTGGGAGATGCTCTACAGCGAGTACCAAAGCGAGGTCGGGCGACGGATCGCCGAGGGCGCCGACCGCGAAACCGTCGAAGCTCAGGTGCTGGCCGAAGTCGGTCACGAGCTGCTGGGCGGCCGATACATCTTCGCGATGACCGGCTCCGCCCCCATCTCCCCCGAGCTACGCAGCTGGGTCGAGTCGTTGCTCGACATCCACCTGCTGGACGGCTATGGCTCTACCGAAGCCGGCATGGTCTTGTTCGACGGTGAGATCCAGCGCCCGCCGGTAGTCGACTACAAACTGGTCGACGTGCCTGATCTCGGCTACTACGGCACCGACCGGCCCTACCCGCGCGGTGAGTTGCTACTCAAGACCGGAAACATGTTCCCCGGCTATTACAAGCGGCCCGAGACCACGGCAGGAGTCTTCGACGACGACGGTTACTACCGCACCGGCGACGTCTTCGCCGAGACCTCGCCTGATCACTTGGTCTACGTCGACCGTCGCAACAATGTGTTGAAGCTGGCGCAGGGTGAATTCGTCACGCTGGCAAAGCTGGAGGCGGAGTTCGGGAACAGCCCGCTGGTCCGCCAGATCTACATCTACGGCAACAGCGCACAGCCGTACTTGCTGGCGGTCGTGGTGCCGAGCAATGACGCGCTGGCGACCTACGACGACGAGAACCTCAAGCCTCGAATCGCGGAGTCGTTGCAAGCCGTTGCGCGACAAGCGAATTTGCAGTCCTATGAGGTGCCGCGCGACTTCATCATCGAAAAGACGCCGTTCAGCCTCGAGAACGGTCTGCTGACCGGTATTCGCAAGCTGGCGTGGCCGAAGCTCAAGCAGCACTACGGTGAGCGCCTCGAGCAGCTCTACGCCGACCTGGCCCAGGGCCAGGCCGATGAACTCAACGAGCTGCGCCGCAGTGGCGCCGACGCCCCGGCCCTGCAGACCGTCAGCCGAGCGGCTGCCGCGATGCTCGGCGCGGCGAAGTCCGACCTGACGCCCGACGCGCACTTCACCGACCTCGGTGGAGACTCGTTGTCGGCGTTGACATTCGGCAACCTGCTGCATGAGATCTTCGACGTCGACGTGCCGGTTGGTGTGATTGTCAGCCCGGCAAACGACTTACAAGCCATCGCGAACTACATCGAAGCCGAACGACAGGGCACCAAGCGGCCGAGCTTCGCCGCGGTTCACGGCCGCGACGCTGTCGAGGTGCACGCCTCCGAGCTGACGCTAGACAAATTCCTTGACGAGGCCACGCTGACCGCGGCACCCGACCTGCCTAAGGCGAACAGGGAAGTGCGGACGGTGCTATTGACGGGCGCGACCGGCTTCTTGGGCCGCTACCTGGCGCTGGAATGGCTCGAGCGGATGGACTTGGTCGACGGCAAGGTGATCGCGTTGGTACGGGCCAAGACTGACGAAGAGGCGAGGGCCCGTCTTGACAAGACGTTCGACAGCGGTGACCCGAAGTTGTTGGCGCACTACGAGAGCCTGGCCGCCGATCACCTGGAGGTCGTCGCCGGCGACAAGGGCGAGGCCAACCTCGGCCTCGATCCGCACACTTGGCAGCGACTGGCCGACACCGTCGATCTGATTGTCGACCCCGCCGCGTTGGTCAACCACGTGCTGCCTTACAGCGAGTTGTTCGGCCCCAACGCGTTGGGCACCGCCGAGCTGATCAAGATCGCGTTGACCACAAAGATCAAGCCGTACACCTATGTGTCGACGATCGGCGTGGGCGACCAGATCCAGCCTGGAAAGTTCGTCGAAGACGCCGACATCCGGGAGATCAGCCCCACCCGTCGGATCAACGACAGCTACGCCAACGGCTACGGCAACAGCAAGTGGGCCGGCGAGGTGTTGCTGCGTGAGGCTAACGATCTGTGCGGTCTGCCGGTGGCGGTGTTCCGATGCGACATGATCCTGGCCGACACCACGTACGCGGGTCAGCTGAACCTGCCGGACATGTTCACCCGGTTGATGCTCAGCCTGGTTGCCACCGGCATTGCCCCCAAGTCGTTCTACGAACTCGACGCGGACGGCAATCGGCAACGCTCTCACTACGACGGGCTGCCAGTCGAATTCATCGCCGAGGCGATCTCGACGTTGGGCGCCCAAGTGGTCGAGCAGTTCCAGACGTATCACGTGATGAACCCGTACGACGACGGCATCGGACTGGACCAGTACGTCGACTGGTTGACCGACGCCGGGTACTCGGTGCAGCGCGTCGACGACTACGGAACGTGGTTGCAGCGCTTCGAGGGCGCGCTGCGTGGGCTGCCCGAACGGCAGCGTCAGTACTCGCTACTGCCCCTGCTGCACAACTATCAGCACCCGGACAAGCCGATCAACGGATCGATGGCGCCTACTGACCTGTTCCGCGCCGCGGTGCAGGAAGCCAAAATCGGCCCGGACAAAGACATTCCGCACATCTCGCAGCCGGTAATCGTCAAGTACATCACCGATCTGCAACTACTCGGACTGCTCTGA
- the gabT gene encoding 4-aminobutyrate--2-oxoglutarate transaminase, producing the protein MPAIEQSRRLVTEIPGPASLELTKRRAAAVSAGVGMTMPVFAARAAGGIVEDVDGNRLIDLGSGIAVTTIGNSAPRVVDAVRAQVADFTHTCFMVTPYEEYVAVAERLNRIAPGSGEKRSVLFNSGSEAVENAIKIARSYTKKSAVVAFDHAYHGRTNMTMALTAKSMPYKSGFGPFAPEIYRAPLSYPFRDGLIDKEMATDGELAARRAIEIIAKQVGADNLAAVIIEPIQGEGGFIVPAEGFLPALLSWCRENNVVFIADEVQTGIARTGAMFACEHESIEPDLICIAKGIADGLPLSAVTGRADVMDAPHPSGVGGTYGGNPLACAAALATLDTIEADGLIERARQIERLMKDRLHALQASDDRIGDVRGRGAMIAVEFVKPDSAEPDAKLTNALATAAHAAGVIVLTAGTFGNVVRFLPPLTITDDLLNEGLDVLTGALAEL; encoded by the coding sequence GTGCCCGCCATTGAACAGAGCCGCCGCCTCGTCACCGAAATCCCCGGTCCGGCGTCGCTTGAATTGACCAAACGCCGCGCCGCAGCGGTCTCAGCCGGGGTGGGCATGACCATGCCGGTGTTCGCCGCGCGCGCGGCGGGCGGGATTGTCGAAGACGTCGATGGCAACCGGCTCATCGACCTCGGGTCAGGAATCGCGGTCACCACGATCGGCAACTCTGCGCCGCGCGTCGTCGACGCGGTCCGCGCACAGGTCGCCGATTTCACCCACACCTGCTTCATGGTGACGCCGTACGAGGAGTATGTGGCGGTCGCCGAAAGGCTCAACCGAATTGCCCCCGGTTCGGGCGAAAAACGGTCGGTGCTGTTCAATTCGGGCTCCGAGGCCGTTGAAAACGCGATCAAGATCGCCCGCTCTTATACGAAGAAGTCTGCGGTGGTTGCCTTCGACCACGCCTATCACGGCCGTACCAACATGACGATGGCGCTCACCGCGAAATCCATGCCGTACAAGAGTGGATTCGGCCCGTTCGCGCCAGAGATTTACCGTGCGCCGCTGTCCTATCCCTTCCGCGACGGCCTGATCGACAAGGAAATGGCCACCGACGGCGAACTGGCCGCCCGCCGCGCCATCGAAATCATTGCCAAGCAGGTGGGTGCCGACAACCTGGCGGCGGTCATCATCGAACCCATCCAAGGCGAGGGCGGCTTCATCGTGCCCGCAGAAGGTTTTCTGCCGGCGCTGCTCTCCTGGTGCCGAGAGAACAACGTGGTGTTCATCGCCGACGAAGTGCAGACGGGCATTGCTCGGACCGGGGCGATGTTCGCCTGCGAGCACGAGAGCATCGAGCCCGACCTGATCTGCATTGCGAAGGGCATCGCCGACGGGTTGCCGCTGTCCGCGGTCACTGGCCGCGCCGACGTCATGGACGCCCCGCACCCCAGCGGCGTGGGTGGCACCTACGGCGGCAACCCACTCGCGTGTGCCGCCGCGCTGGCCACGCTGGACACGATCGAGGCCGACGGGCTCATCGAGCGGGCCCGCCAGATCGAGCGGCTGATGAAAGACCGACTTCATGCGCTGCAAGCCTCCGACGACCGTATCGGCGACGTGCGCGGCCGCGGCGCGATGATCGCCGTGGAATTCGTCAAACCAGACAGCGCCGAGCCCGACGCCAAGCTGACCAACGCTCTAGCGACCGCAGCGCACGCCGCCGGCGTGATCGTGCTGACGGCAGGCACCTTCGGCAATGTCGTGCGGTTTCTGCCGCCGTTGACAATTACCGACGACCTGCTCAACGAAGGCCTCGACGTGCTGACCGGTGCGCTAGCTGAGCTCTGA
- a CDS encoding nitroreductase family protein: MEPISDGPTFPRTREVPPPQHDARPASLPLAEALRSTGAVREFTDQAVDDAVLARVLDTARFAPSGSNAQAWRVVVIKDAENRRRLRDCYLKGWRDYQALAAAGLRPWSPTNDRAAEARALAAENLSAPAVFAENFDKVPVLLAVFADLSKLAAIDRDAGRYTFAAGASIYPFAWNVMLAARDEGLGGVITTIAIREEAEVKAILGAADPLALAAVIALGYPVRRPRRLRREPVSSFVTVDSIDGPAFQV; the protein is encoded by the coding sequence ATGGAGCCCATCTCCGACGGACCGACGTTCCCCCGCACGCGGGAGGTGCCCCCACCTCAGCACGATGCTCGGCCTGCATCGTTGCCGCTCGCTGAAGCGTTGCGCAGCACCGGCGCCGTCCGCGAGTTCACCGATCAGGCCGTGGACGACGCCGTGCTGGCTCGAGTGCTCGACACCGCCCGATTTGCCCCCAGCGGCAGCAATGCTCAGGCCTGGCGAGTGGTGGTGATCAAGGATGCCGAGAACCGTCGTCGGCTGCGGGACTGCTACCTCAAGGGCTGGCGGGACTACCAAGCGCTTGCCGCCGCGGGCCTGCGGCCGTGGTCACCGACCAACGATCGCGCCGCAGAGGCTCGGGCGCTTGCCGCCGAAAACCTCTCGGCGCCAGCCGTTTTCGCGGAAAACTTCGATAAGGTTCCGGTATTGCTGGCGGTGTTCGCCGACTTGTCGAAATTGGCCGCGATCGACCGCGACGCGGGCCGCTATACGTTCGCCGCGGGCGCATCCATCTATCCGTTCGCGTGGAACGTCATGCTGGCCGCACGCGACGAGGGCCTCGGTGGCGTCATCACCACGATCGCGATCCGGGAAGAGGCCGAAGTCAAGGCCATTCTTGGGGCTGCCGACCCGTTGGCGCTGGCCGCGGTGATCGCGCTCGGTTATCCCGTCCGACGGCCTCGTCGACTTCGCCGCGAACCTGTGAGCTCGTTTGTTACGGTCGATTCGATCGACGGCCCGGCCTTCCAGGTTTAG
- the yajC gene encoding preprotein translocase subunit YajC, with the protein MNQTVVFLPMLIVLGAFMFFASRRQKRAMQATIDLHESLAIGDRVQTTSGLHGTITRITDDVVDLEVAPGVVTTWVKLAVASRIEPETLDNGVDEAGDLADEPGRLPND; encoded by the coding sequence ATGAACCAAACGGTTGTGTTCCTGCCGATGCTGATCGTCTTGGGGGCGTTCATGTTCTTTGCGTCGCGCCGTCAGAAGCGCGCGATGCAGGCGACCATCGATCTGCACGAGTCGCTGGCCATCGGTGATCGAGTGCAAACCACGTCCGGCCTGCACGGCACCATTACGCGGATCACCGACGACGTCGTAGACCTCGAGGTCGCACCAGGGGTCGTGACCACCTGGGTGAAATTGGCGGTCGCGAGCCGCATTGAACCGGAAACCCTGGACAACGGGGTCGACGAGGCCGGCGATCTTGCCGACGAGCCGGGCCGACTGCCCAACGACTGA
- the secD gene encoding protein translocase subunit SecD has protein sequence MASPSAPVHPGRYLAVFLVLLIGVYLLVFLTGNKRPDPKLGIDLQGGTRVTLTARTPDGSRPTKEALSQAQSIISARVNGLGVSGSEVIVDGDNLVITVPGTDGNEARNLGQTARLYIRPVINALPVDPAGAQGGPRSPAPRGPQGGPGGEPGALAPGAAPDAPAPGAQPGGPAELAPAPDGGNAGQPNPPANPPGGPAVPPQPRPYPQDAPATPTPAPPPAPASPAPASPSTAAEQPAPAAPPPIQPGPPDPRKDLAERIAKEREWRQSTNKGVQFLALQYEATRCFQEDILAGNDDPQLPLVTCDKDHKQAYLLAPSIISGDQIENASSGLDQRSGGYIVDVQFRSGAANTWADFTASHIGTQTAFTLDSQVVSAPQIREAIPGGRTQITGGDPPFTASSAKALANVLKYGSLPLSFESSEAQTVSATLGLTSLRAGLIAGGIGLILVLLYSLLYYRVLGVLTALSLAASGAMIFAILVLLGRYINYTLDLAGIAGLIIGIGTTADSFVVFFERIKDEIRDGKRFRSAVPRGWVRARRTILSGNAVTFLAAAVLYVLAIGQVKGFAFTLGLTTALDTVVVFLVTWPLVYLAGKSARLAKPAYNGLGAVQQVARERSAAKSGAYATERG, from the coding sequence GTGGCATCGCCATCGGCGCCGGTGCACCCTGGCCGCTATCTGGCGGTATTCCTGGTCTTGCTGATCGGGGTCTACCTGTTGGTGTTCCTCACCGGGAACAAGCGTCCTGACCCTAAGCTCGGAATCGACCTCCAGGGCGGCACGCGGGTGACGTTGACCGCGCGGACACCGGACGGATCGCGTCCGACCAAGGAAGCGCTGTCGCAGGCGCAGTCCATCATCAGTGCCCGGGTAAACGGCCTTGGTGTTTCTGGGTCCGAGGTGATCGTCGACGGTGACAACCTGGTGATCACCGTTCCGGGAACCGACGGAAACGAAGCCCGCAACCTCGGGCAGACGGCGCGTCTCTACATCCGGCCAGTAATCAACGCTCTTCCCGTCGACCCCGCCGGCGCGCAGGGTGGTCCGCGGTCACCTGCTCCTCGGGGCCCCCAGGGCGGTCCGGGCGGTGAGCCGGGAGCGCTCGCACCTGGAGCGGCGCCGGATGCGCCGGCGCCTGGGGCTCAGCCCGGCGGCCCGGCCGAGTTGGCGCCCGCGCCTGATGGTGGGAATGCTGGACAACCCAATCCGCCTGCTAACCCGCCCGGTGGCCCGGCAGTTCCGCCGCAGCCGCGTCCCTACCCCCAGGACGCTCCCGCGACCCCGACCCCGGCGCCACCACCGGCCCCAGCGTCACCGGCCCCAGCGTCGCCCTCGACGGCGGCCGAGCAGCCTGCGCCCGCGGCGCCTCCACCGATCCAGCCGGGTCCGCCAGACCCGCGCAAGGACCTCGCCGAGCGAATTGCCAAGGAGCGAGAGTGGCGGCAGAGCACGAACAAGGGCGTGCAGTTCTTGGCGCTCCAATATGAGGCCACCCGGTGCTTCCAAGAGGACATCCTGGCAGGCAATGACGACCCCCAGCTGCCGCTGGTGACCTGCGACAAGGACCACAAACAGGCCTACCTGCTCGCGCCGTCGATCATCAGCGGTGACCAGATCGAGAACGCCAGTTCTGGTCTGGATCAGCGCAGTGGCGGTTACATCGTCGATGTCCAGTTCCGCAGCGGTGCGGCGAACACCTGGGCCGACTTCACTGCCTCGCACATCGGCACTCAGACGGCGTTCACCCTGGACTCGCAGGTGGTCAGCGCACCTCAGATTCGGGAAGCGATTCCCGGGGGCCGCACGCAGATCACCGGTGGGGACCCGCCGTTCACCGCGAGCTCGGCCAAAGCGCTTGCCAACGTCCTCAAATACGGCTCGCTGCCGCTGTCGTTCGAGTCGTCGGAAGCTCAAACCGTTTCCGCGACACTGGGATTGACGTCGCTGCGAGCGGGCCTGATCGCCGGCGGTATCGGGCTGATCCTGGTGCTGCTCTACTCGCTGCTGTACTACCGAGTCCTCGGGGTGCTCACCGCGTTGTCGTTGGCGGCTTCGGGCGCAATGATTTTCGCCATCCTGGTGCTCCTCGGCAGATACATCAACTACACCTTGGACCTGGCCGGCATCGCGGGTCTGATCATCGGTATCGGCACGACCGCCGATTCGTTCGTGGTCTTCTTCGAACGCATCAAAGACGAGATCCGCGACGGCAAGCGATTCCGGTCCGCGGTTCCCCGCGGCTGGGTGCGGGCTCGTCGGACGATCCTGTCGGGCAACGCGGTGACCTTCCTGGCAGCCGCCGTTCTCTACGTGCTGGCGATCGGCCAGGTCAAGGGTTTTGCGTTCACGCTGGGACTCACAACGGCCCTCGACACCGTGGTGGTGTTCCTGGTGACGTGGCCACTGGTCTACTTGGCGGGCAAGTCGGCCAGGTTGGCGAAGCCGGCATACAACGGCCTGGGCGCGGTCCAGCAGGTCGCGCGCGAACGGAGCGCAGCGAAGTCCGGAGCCTACGCGACGGAACGGGGGTAG
- the secF gene encoding protein translocase subunit SecF produces MASNADTTGTDDTTAVEIDKETARVVRPSGDDSAVLPHHSFLSRLYSGTGAFEVVGRRTLWYAISGVIVAIAIISILLRGFTFGIDFKGGTTMSMPVVGDKGHATVSQVEDVFRKTLGNDPETVVIVGSGSSATVQIRSETLSNDKTEKLRDALFDQFAPKGSDGQPSKKAISDSAVSSTWGGQITKKAVIALVVFLVLVSLYITVRYERYMAISALTTMVFDLTVTAGIYSLVGFEVTPATVIGLLTILGFSLYDTVIVFDKVEENTHGFQHTTRRTFAEEANLAINQTFMRSINTSLMSTLPVLALMVVAVWLLGVGTLKDLALVQLVGIIVGTYSSIFFATPLLVTLRERTELVQTHTRRVLRRRGPDGTKAPISKRQSASTEDSAESAPAAVAATPPPSKPAPGARPARNPAGRHARPTGKQNKR; encoded by the coding sequence ATGGCGTCAAATGCAGACACAACTGGCACCGACGACACGACCGCCGTCGAGATCGACAAGGAGACGGCGCGCGTGGTTCGCCCGAGCGGCGACGACTCGGCGGTTCTGCCGCACCACAGCTTCCTGTCCCGGCTGTACAGCGGTACCGGTGCCTTCGAGGTGGTCGGACGACGCACGTTGTGGTACGCGATCAGCGGGGTGATCGTCGCGATCGCGATCATCAGCATCCTGTTGCGCGGCTTCACCTTTGGCATCGATTTCAAGGGCGGCACGACGATGTCGATGCCGGTTGTCGGCGACAAGGGACACGCCACCGTCAGCCAGGTCGAGGATGTCTTCCGAAAGACGCTGGGCAATGACCCGGAGACGGTGGTGATCGTCGGCAGCGGATCGTCGGCGACTGTGCAGATTCGCTCGGAAACCTTGTCGAACGACAAGACCGAGAAGCTGCGCGACGCGCTGTTCGACCAGTTCGCGCCTAAGGGTTCCGACGGACAGCCCAGCAAGAAGGCCATCTCGGATTCCGCGGTGTCATCGACGTGGGGCGGGCAGATCACCAAGAAGGCGGTCATCGCCCTGGTGGTGTTCCTGGTGCTGGTCAGCCTGTACATCACCGTCCGCTACGAGCGCTACATGGCGATATCCGCGCTCACCACCATGGTTTTCGACCTGACCGTCACCGCCGGTATTTACTCGCTGGTCGGTTTCGAGGTCACCCCGGCCACCGTCATCGGTCTGCTGACGATCCTGGGTTTTTCGCTCTACGACACGGTGATCGTGTTCGACAAGGTCGAGGAGAACACCCACGGCTTCCAACACACCACCCGGCGTACCTTCGCCGAAGAAGCCAACCTCGCGATCAACCAGACCTTCATGCGATCGATCAACACCAGCCTGATGTCGACGCTGCCGGTGCTGGCCCTGATGGTGGTGGCAGTGTGGCTGCTCGGTGTCGGCACCCTCAAGGACCTGGCTCTGGTGCAGCTGGTCGGCATCATCGTCGGCACCTACTCGTCGATCTTCTTCGCCACGCCGCTACTGGTCACGCTGCGCGAACGCACCGAGTTGGTTCAGACTCACACCCGTCGGGTGCTGCGCCGACGCGGACCCGATGGCACCAAGGCCCCGATCAGCAAGCGACAAAGCGCCTCGACCGAGGACTCGGCGGAGTCGGCGCCGGCTGCTGTTGCCGCAACGCCGCCGCCCAGCAAGCCGGCCCCCGGCGCCAGGCCCGCGCGCAACCCTGCAGGCCGCCACGCGCGGCCGACCGGCAAGCAGAACAAACGCTAA
- a CDS encoding ABC transporter substrate-binding protein translates to MMPWRRRMGASGLAVMLTALVPALLTGCSGSAAGQVDYVVDGALDSYNTNTVSGAASAGAQAFARTLTGFGYHGPDGQVVADHDFGSISLVGGSPLVLDYQIADNAVYSDGKPVTCDDLVLAWAAQSGRFPGFDAASQAGYVDVTSIDCQPGQKKARVSFAPDRNIVDYNQLFTATAILPSHVIAEELGIDTTASLLGNNAPNIARIAQTWNTTWNLKPGTEAGVIAKHFPSSGPYKVESVMDGGAVVLVANDKWWGPKPMTKRVTVWPQKADIQDRVNDKSADIVDVAAGSSGALATPDNYRRTDAPSDGIEQLIFAPAGPLADVAARRAVASCTPRDVIARDAQSPIANARLHPAVDDAIGQAENIPEAARFLKADPVAARGELKNKPLPVRIGYRGPNARLAAIVGAIAKACGPAGITVSDVTSDSVGPQALKDGKIDVLLASTGGATGSGSTGSSAMDAYDLHTGNGNNASGFTNGQVDGIIASLAVSADPADLVRLLAESAPVLWGAMPTLPLYRQQRTLLASKKMYAVGTNPSRWGAGWNMDRWVLVR, encoded by the coding sequence ATGATGCCCTGGCGTCGGCGCATGGGCGCCAGTGGTCTGGCTGTCATGCTCACAGCACTGGTGCCGGCGCTGCTGACGGGCTGCTCTGGCAGCGCGGCAGGCCAGGTCGACTACGTCGTCGACGGCGCGCTGGACTCCTACAACACCAACACGGTGAGCGGTGCCGCGTCCGCCGGAGCGCAAGCATTCGCCCGCACGCTCACCGGATTCGGCTACCACGGGCCCGACGGTCAGGTCGTCGCCGACCACGACTTCGGCTCGATCTCGTTGGTCGGCGGATCGCCGCTGGTGCTCGACTACCAAATCGCCGACAACGCGGTCTACTCCGACGGAAAACCAGTCACCTGTGACGACCTGGTGTTGGCCTGGGCCGCCCAGTCGGGCCGGTTTCCCGGCTTCGACGCCGCAAGCCAGGCCGGTTACGTCGACGTCACCTCGATCGACTGCCAACCCGGGCAGAAGAAGGCGCGAGTGTCGTTCGCTCCAGACCGCAACATCGTCGACTACAACCAGTTGTTCACCGCCACCGCGATCCTGCCGTCGCACGTCATCGCCGAAGAACTCGGCATCGACACCACCGCCTCGCTGCTCGGCAACAACGCGCCGAACATCGCCCGCATCGCGCAGACGTGGAACACCACCTGGAACCTGAAGCCGGGCACCGAGGCCGGCGTCATCGCCAAACACTTCCCGTCGTCGGGGCCATACAAGGTCGAATCTGTGATGGACGGCGGCGCAGTCGTTCTCGTCGCGAACGACAAGTGGTGGGGGCCCAAGCCGATGACCAAGCGGGTCACCGTCTGGCCGCAGAAAGCCGACATCCAGGACCGGGTGAACGACAAGAGCGCCGATATCGTCGACGTTGCCGCCGGCTCATCGGGAGCCCTGGCCACGCCGGACAACTACCGGCGCACCGACGCGCCGTCCGACGGCATCGAACAACTGATTTTCGCACCGGCCGGGCCGCTCGCCGACGTCGCGGCCCGCCGCGCTGTCGCATCGTGCACCCCGCGCGACGTGATCGCGCGCGACGCGCAGTCGCCGATCGCCAATGCGCGGTTGCACCCGGCTGTTGACGACGCCATCGGGCAGGCCGAGAACATCCCCGAGGCGGCCCGCTTCCTCAAGGCCGATCCGGTGGCGGCGCGCGGCGAGTTGAAGAACAAGCCGCTGCCCGTGCGGATCGGCTACCGCGGACCCAATGCGCGACTGGCGGCCATTGTCGGCGCGATCGCCAAAGCCTGCGGCCCGGCCGGAATCACGGTGTCGGACGTGACGTCCGACTCGGTTGGCCCGCAGGCTCTCAAGGACGGGAAGATTGACGTGCTGCTGGCCAGCACCGGCGGCGCCACCGGCAGCGGTTCGACCGGCTCGTCGGCCATGGATGCCTACGACCTGCACACTGGCAACGGGAACAACGCGTCGGGGTTCACCAACGGGCAGGTCGACGGCATCATCGCCTCGCTGGCGGTATCGGCCGATCCTGCCGACCTGGTCCGCCTGCTGGCCGAAAGCGCGCCCGTGCTGTGGGGAGCAATGCCGACCCTGCCGCTGTACCGCCAACAGCGGACCTTGCTGGCCTCGAAGAAGATGTACGCGGTCGGCACCAACCCCAGCCGCTGGGGCGCCGGCTGGAACATGGACCGTTGGGTTTTGGTGCGATGA